A window of Thermosipho affectus contains these coding sequences:
- a CDS encoding glycosyltransferase family 4 protein, whose amino-acid sequence MKKIYILTNSYPEKYETFNSQEMEFALKNFDNIKILSFSKTKNHIQNVIYLNIFQGILEFLFPKNKSRKKYIKSLKYVFDKNPKEFLRNLYSYFMALSILRNVKLEKSELIFSYWLSRATIIAYYINILNGNNFICQGHGSDIYIYPPQKKILEKAKFILTVSKKNKEFLIKKYSLIPEKVKVFRLGVSINFYNKLENQKKTKKNSNTKQFLSISGYIPVKGIDILLKAIYNLVYKKNIKNVRFKIFGRGKYYRKYLKSIKKYKLEKFVELNPWLTRNKIPRELLNADCFILPSRSEGLPVALMEACAASLPIIATDVGGVSEIAVDNYNAILVKNLTPESLSIAIETFLNLNQNKINKMKKKSKELYLKHYILEKNLEEKYKFLQEFV is encoded by the coding sequence ATGAAAAAAATATACATATTAACCAATTCATATCCAGAAAAATACGAAACATTCAATTCTCAGGAAATGGAATTTGCACTAAAAAACTTCGACAATATAAAAATTTTGAGTTTTTCAAAAACTAAAAACCATATCCAAAATGTAATTTATCTTAACATTTTCCAAGGAATTTTGGAATTTTTATTTCCCAAAAATAAATCTCGAAAAAAATATATTAAAAGCTTAAAATATGTTTTTGATAAGAATCCAAAAGAATTTCTAAGAAATCTATATTCCTACTTTATGGCATTAAGTATATTGAGAAATGTCAAATTAGAAAAATCTGAATTAATTTTTTCATATTGGCTTTCTAGAGCCACAATAATAGCATACTATATCAACATACTAAATGGAAATAACTTTATTTGCCAAGGACATGGTTCCGATATCTACATCTATCCCCCACAAAAAAAAATATTAGAAAAAGCAAAATTTATACTTACCGTTTCAAAAAAAAACAAGGAGTTTCTGATAAAAAAATACTCCCTAATTCCAGAAAAAGTTAAAGTTTTTAGATTAGGAGTTAGTATTAATTTTTATAATAAATTGGAAAATCAAAAAAAAACAAAGAAAAACTCAAATACAAAACAATTTTTGTCCATTTCCGGTTACATACCAGTAAAGGGAATTGATATATTACTCAAAGCAATATATAACCTCGTATACAAAAAGAATATTAAAAATGTGCGTTTTAAAATATTTGGCAGAGGAAAATATTATAGAAAATATTTAAAATCTATAAAAAAATACAAACTAGAAAAGTTTGTCGAGTTAAACCCATGGTTAACTAGGAACAAAATACCACGAGAGCTTTTAAATGCTGATTGTTTTATACTTCCAAGCAGAAGTGAAGGATTACCGGTTGCACTAATGGAAGCTTGTGCTGCATCTCTTCCTATAATAGCCACAGATGTTGGAGGGGTAAGTGAAATAGCTGTAGATAACTACAACGCCATCTTAGTTAAGAATTTAACACCAGAATCTTTAAGTATTGCTATTGAAACATTCTTAAATTTAAACCAAAATAAAATTAACAAAATGAAGAAAAAATCAAAAGAACTATACTTAAAACATTATATTCTTGAAAAAAATCTTGAAGAAAAATATAAATTTCTTCAAGAGTTTGTTTAA
- a CDS encoding glycosyltransferase family 4 protein — MNILILNHYASIPEFSGAETRHFELAKRLKNHNVTIAVGSYSHLLKKDWYTLKGGDFSKEGVSFKVIKTRKYKGNGVERFLSSYDYYQNGLKRLSSEKYDVIIASSPHPFSWKLGYVLSKKFNAKFFVEIRDVWPDDLISSGLISKKHPISILFRYMAKKYYKKADGIISLVPFIDEHIRNLKINKKVPIEIIPNGTSVYLFENPKKCKEVDKLFSNIKENTIKIVYTGSHGPSNNLEFVIKCIKKLEKDIKKKFSFIFVGSGSEKSKLIKLAGKEKNIHFFEPIPKKCIPYLLKTKSDILLFSLKSFDNIKYPAYSSNKLLDYMASGKPILSVNQENLFLKQSGGAIFFDNCESFKSALKNFENYNLKAFGKQNIEYIKKYRDWDVLANRFEKFLTGG; from the coding sequence ATGAATATTCTAATATTAAACCACTATGCGAGTATACCAGAATTTAGCGGCGCCGAAACAAGACATTTTGAACTTGCAAAACGTTTAAAAAATCACAATGTAACAATTGCTGTTGGAAGTTATTCACACCTTTTAAAGAAAGATTGGTACACATTAAAAGGTGGTGATTTTTCCAAAGAAGGTGTTTCATTTAAGGTTATTAAAACTAGAAAATATAAAGGAAATGGTGTAGAAAGATTCTTATCTTCATATGATTACTACCAAAACGGATTAAAAAGGCTATCTTCTGAAAAATATGACGTTATAATTGCATCATCTCCTCACCCTTTTTCTTGGAAATTGGGATATGTTTTATCAAAAAAATTTAACGCAAAATTCTTTGTTGAAATCCGAGATGTTTGGCCAGATGATCTTATCTCATCAGGACTTATTTCCAAAAAACATCCTATATCAATTTTGTTTAGATATATGGCAAAAAAATATTACAAAAAAGCAGATGGAATAATCTCGCTTGTTCCCTTTATCGACGAACATATTAGAAATTTAAAAATAAATAAAAAAGTACCCATTGAAATAATCCCAAATGGGACTTCGGTTTACTTATTTGAAAATCCTAAAAAGTGTAAAGAAGTTGATAAGTTATTTTCAAATATCAAGGAGAATACCATAAAAATTGTATACACTGGTTCACATGGTCCTTCAAATAATCTTGAATTTGTCATCAAATGTATAAAAAAACTCGAAAAAGATATAAAGAAAAAATTCTCCTTTATCTTTGTCGGTAGCGGTTCAGAAAAATCAAAACTGATAAAATTAGCTGGCAAAGAAAAAAATATTCATTTCTTTGAACCTATTCCGAAAAAATGTATCCCCTATCTATTAAAAACCAAAAGCGACATTTTACTTTTTTCATTAAAATCGTTTGACAATATAAAATACCCTGCGTATAGTTCTAACAAATTACTGGACTATATGGCAAGTGGAAAACCAATTTTGAGTGTTAACCAAGAGAATTTATTTTTAAAGCAATCAGGAGGAGCAATATTTTTTGACAATTGCGAATCATTCAAGAGCGCATTAAAAAACTTTGAAAACTACAACTTAAAAGCTTTTGGTAAACAAAACATTGAATATATAAAAAAATACAGAGACTGGGACGTATTGGCAAATAGATTTGAAAAGTTTTTAACGGGAGGATAA
- a CDS encoding metallophosphoesterase family protein, with amino-acid sequence MNILLTADIHGSYIAVEKLKIIGKCFDLTIVCGDITPKIINYGEDRKKVQKEWFENVFLPLMDEINGYFILGNDDLFDYNGERMLRGKMKLNGLNIFAYDKVPPTSFGTYREVSEETIWEDLREVDTEEPFIFITHAPPHGILDNARGKNFGSIAIKNFVSWKKPILHCFGHIHESFGKFENDHTVFVNAAFEKEFRFYVVTIKENYHVEAFDL; translated from the coding sequence ATGAATATACTTCTCACAGCAGATATACACGGCTCATATATAGCCGTGGAAAAACTAAAGATAATCGGGAAATGTTTTGACTTAACAATAGTTTGTGGTGACATAACACCCAAAATTATTAATTACGGAGAAGACAGAAAAAAAGTCCAGAAAGAATGGTTTGAAAATGTATTTTTACCCCTTATGGATGAAATCAACGGATATTTTATTTTGGGAAACGATGATCTTTTTGATTACAATGGAGAAAGAATGCTAAGGGGAAAAATGAAATTAAACGGATTAAATATTTTTGCTTACGACAAAGTTCCTCCAACAAGTTTTGGAACATACAGAGAAGTATCAGAAGAAACCATATGGGAAGATTTAAGAGAGGTTGATACAGAAGAACCTTTCATTTTTATAACGCATGCTCCACCTCATGGAATACTAGATAATGCACGTGGGAAAAACTTTGGAAGTATTGCTATTAAAAATTTTGTTTCGTGGAAAAAACCTATCCTTCACTGTTTTGGGCATATTCATGAATCCTTTGGAAAATTTGAAAATGACCATACTGTTTTTGTAAATGCCGCATTTGAAAAAGAATTTAGATTTTATGTTGTAACTATCAAGGAAAACTACCACGTTGAAGCTTTTGATCTTTAA
- the wecB gene encoding non-hydrolyzing UDP-N-acetylglucosamine 2-epimerase — protein MKIISLVGARPQFIKEAIIHKELKKYKIKEILVHSGQHYNFNMSDVFFKELDIKNPDYYLNVGSGNHGEMTGKIMIEFEKVVINEKPDVILVYGDTNTTLAGAIVGAKLKIPIAHIEAGIRQEPKDMPEEINRVLTDRISKYLFCSSKLAVENLKKENITNGVHFVGDIMYDLYKIMEPKFKDEILNELKLKESEFIVLTLHRDFNVDNREKLKKILESLNKIAKERQIIFPIHPRTKKRIVEFGLENYLENITIIQPLDYLNLMGLVKNSWKIITDSGGLQKEAYFAKKQAIVLMPDTGWRELVEFGWNKLANENNLYEKTFEETKTIYPKDIYGTGNSRKDILKILFDNQS, from the coding sequence ATGAAAATAATCTCATTAGTTGGAGCAAGACCACAGTTTATAAAAGAAGCAATTATACACAAAGAATTGAAAAAGTATAAAATAAAGGAAATACTAGTTCACTCTGGACAACATTATAATTTTAATATGTCAGATGTTTTTTTTAAAGAATTAGATATTAAAAATCCAGATTATTACTTAAATGTAGGTTCTGGAAATCATGGAGAAATGACGGGAAAAATAATGATTGAATTTGAAAAAGTGGTTATCAATGAAAAACCAGACGTTATCCTTGTTTATGGAGATACTAATACTACACTTGCAGGAGCAATAGTAGGTGCAAAATTAAAAATACCTATAGCACATATTGAAGCAGGTATAAGACAAGAACCAAAGGATATGCCTGAAGAAATCAACAGAGTATTGACCGATAGAATATCGAAATACTTATTTTGTTCAAGTAAGCTTGCAGTTGAAAACTTAAAAAAAGAAAACATAACAAACGGTGTTCATTTTGTTGGGGATATTATGTACGATTTGTACAAAATAATGGAACCAAAATTTAAAGACGAAATACTTAACGAACTGAAACTAAAAGAAAGCGAATTCATTGTTTTAACACTTCACAGAGATTTTAATGTTGATAACAGAGAAAAACTAAAAAAAATACTTGAAAGTTTAAACAAAATAGCAAAAGAAAGACAAATAATCTTTCCTATACATCCGCGGACAAAAAAAAGAATTGTCGAGTTTGGTCTTGAAAATTATTTAGAAAATATAACAATTATCCAACCGTTAGATTATCTAAATTTAATGGGTCTAGTAAAAAATTCATGGAAAATAATAACCGACAGTGGAGGATTGCAGAAAGAAGCTTATTTTGCAAAAAAGCAAGCAATAGTCTTAATGCCTGATACAGGATGGCGAGAGTTAGTAGAATTTGGCTGGAACAAACTTGCAAACGAAAATAACTTGTATGAAAAAACATTTGAAGAAACAAAAACAATTTACCCCAAAGATATATATGGTACTGGAAATTCAAGAAAAGACATTTTAAAAATTCTTTTTGATAATCAAAGTTAA
- a CDS encoding sensor domain-containing diguanylate cyclase translates to MSKSIKRDFFFFSVILSVIITLIFGIFIVIILFDSEFSYTKRIIMQKNSAISNYIEGYFQKFLILLNTLSEIDEIKYPKDDISKKKVQYLYKKVQEEDKNINYIYSGYSDGSLIINGYTPPIGFDPRIRPWYVEAVINAPNTSKGIPYKEIKTGEWLISISKALYHNKKISGVISIDTNLDQINQLINKKDEKFKSLYSYIIKDGIIIFHPKKSLLFKKFNDLTNKDIKFSYAFGNFEYKFKNQNKIAYYTNLPTVGWTVITAVDKREILLKIFLKILFAFSFVIITSIFMGMWISSIARKKIINPLISLKENVINITNNRKLKKTDYPNNEIGIIANEIEKITQTELYKKNIELSQLNEKLKELSIKDKLTGLYNRHKTDEELNRVYYNFQKYGKTFSILLIDIDKFKNINDTYGHLVGDKVLEKLANIFKNTLRKTDIPSRWGGEEFLIILPETDLQGAYNIAEKLRKKVENTEFPENIKLTISIGVGNINEYNTIKELLNETDNKLYKAKKQGRNKTIK, encoded by the coding sequence CATTCTATTTGATTCGGAATTTTCCTATACAAAGAGAATAATAATGCAAAAAAATAGTGCAATTTCAAATTACATCGAAGGTTATTTTCAAAAATTTTTAATTTTATTAAATACATTGAGTGAAATCGATGAAATAAAATATCCAAAAGACGATATATCTAAAAAAAAGGTACAATATTTATACAAAAAAGTACAAGAAGAAGATAAAAATATAAATTACATATATTCTGGTTATTCAGATGGCAGTCTAATCATAAATGGTTATACTCCACCTATAGGATTTGATCCAAGAATAAGGCCTTGGTATGTGGAAGCTGTTATCAACGCTCCAAATACTTCAAAAGGAATACCATATAAAGAGATAAAAACAGGTGAATGGTTGATATCCATTAGTAAAGCATTATATCACAACAAAAAGATCTCTGGAGTAATATCAATAGATACCAACTTAGACCAAATAAATCAACTTATAAATAAAAAAGATGAAAAATTCAAAAGTCTGTATAGCTATATAATTAAAGATGGAATAATTATTTTCCATCCAAAAAAATCTCTTCTTTTTAAAAAGTTTAATGATTTAACAAATAAGGACATAAAATTCTCATATGCATTTGGAAATTTCGAATATAAATTCAAAAACCAAAATAAAATAGCCTATTACACAAATCTCCCAACCGTAGGTTGGACTGTTATTACTGCTGTTGATAAAAGAGAAATTCTTCTAAAAATTTTCTTAAAAATTCTTTTTGCATTTTCTTTTGTAATAATAACATCTATATTCATGGGAATGTGGATAAGTTCTATTGCAAGAAAAAAGATTATCAATCCACTTATCTCTTTAAAAGAAAACGTTATTAATATAACAAATAATAGAAAACTAAAAAAAACAGATTATCCAAATAACGAAATAGGAATTATCGCAAACGAAATTGAAAAGATAACACAAACTGAACTTTACAAGAAAAATATAGAACTTTCACAGCTAAACGAAAAACTTAAAGAATTATCAATTAAAGACAAACTAACAGGGTTATACAACAGACATAAAACAGACGAAGAATTAAATAGAGTATACTATAATTTCCAAAAATATGGAAAAACTTTTTCTATTCTGCTGATAGATATAGATAAATTCAAGAATATCAACGATACATATGGTCACCTTGTTGGAGACAAAGTTTTAGAAAAACTTGCAAATATATTCAAAAATACATTAAGAAAAACCGATATACCATCTAGATGGGGAGGAGAGGAATTTTTAATAATTCTTCCAGAAACAGACTTACAAGGCGCTTATAATATAGCAGAAAAATTGAGAAAAAAAGTGGAAAACACGGAATTTCCGGAAAACATTAAACTTACAATAAGTATAGGTGTGGGAAATATAAACGAATACAACACAATTAAAGAGCTTTTAAATGAAACAGATAATAAGCTATACAAAGCCAAAAAACAAGGAAGAAATAAAACTATAAAATAA